One part of the Thermococcus litoralis DSM 5473 genome encodes these proteins:
- a CDS encoding RNA ligase, which yields MVSSHFKSLLLELGISRERIEILESKGGIVEDEFEGIRYLRFKDSAGSLRRGTVVFDSHNIILGFPHIKRVVHLENGIKRVFKRKPFYVEEKVDGYNIRVAQIEGRVFAFTRGGFVCPFTTERIEDFVNMEFFKDYPNLVLCGEMAGPESPYLVEGPPYVKEDIEFFLFDIQEKKTGKSLTVEERLKIAEEYGIPSVEVFGVYDISKIDGLKELIERLSREKREGIVMKSPDMKKIVKYVTPYANVNDIKIGARIFFDLPHGYFMQRIKRLAFYLAEKRVQDEEFEKYARALGRALLEPFVESIWDVSAGEEIAEVFTVRVKHIETAYKMVSHFERLGLKIHIEDIEEMPQGYWRITFKRVYPDATREIRELWSGHAFVD from the coding sequence ATGGTGAGTTCCCATTTCAAAAGTCTTCTTCTTGAGCTTGGTATCAGTAGGGAGCGTATTGAGATACTGGAAAGCAAAGGGGGCATAGTGGAGGATGAGTTCGAGGGAATAAGGTACCTTAGGTTTAAGGATTCTGCCGGAAGCTTAAGAAGGGGGACTGTCGTTTTTGATTCTCACAACATCATACTTGGCTTTCCCCACATAAAGAGGGTAGTTCATCTGGAAAATGGAATAAAGAGGGTATTCAAGAGAAAGCCCTTCTACGTGGAAGAAAAGGTCGATGGGTACAATATAAGGGTTGCTCAAATTGAGGGAAGGGTTTTTGCCTTTACTAGGGGTGGTTTCGTATGTCCATTCACTACTGAGAGAATTGAAGATTTTGTTAATATGGAGTTTTTTAAAGATTATCCGAATTTGGTTCTCTGTGGAGAAATGGCAGGGCCAGAAAGCCCGTATCTTGTTGAAGGGCCACCCTATGTTAAAGAAGACATAGAATTCTTTCTTTTTGACATCCAAGAAAAGAAAACCGGGAAGTCTCTTACTGTGGAAGAGAGACTTAAAATAGCGGAAGAATACGGAATTCCAAGTGTTGAGGTTTTTGGAGTATATGACATATCAAAAATTGATGGGCTTAAGGAACTCATAGAGCGGTTAAGCAGGGAAAAAAGAGAAGGAATAGTCATGAAAAGCCCTGATATGAAGAAAATCGTAAAGTACGTCACCCCCTACGCTAATGTCAATGATATTAAAATTGGAGCAAGGATTTTCTTTGACCTTCCACATGGATACTTTATGCAGAGAATAAAGCGACTTGCTTTTTATTTGGCCGAAAAGAGAGTGCAAGATGAAGAATTCGAAAAATATGCAAGGGCTTTGGGGAGGGCCCTTCTGGAACCCTTTGTGGAAAGCATATGGGACGTTAGCGCTGGAGAAGAAATAGCAGAAGTTTTTACTGTGAGAGTAAAGCACATAGAAACGGCCTATAAGATGGTATCCCACTTTGAACGTTTGGGCTTAAAGATTCACATAGAGGACATAGAAGAAATGCCCCAAGGTTACTGGAGGATTACGTTTAAGAGAGTTTACCCGGATGCTACAAGGGAAATTAGGGAGCTTTGGAGCGGACATGCTTTTGTTGACTAG
- a CDS encoding RNA-binding protein has translation MKIKHPLSKKEVKKIMEEMARIFGEEVAEKLISKNDQVLVGEFDKTTQILFVNGKPRFIRREKLIFPLVITLYEISDKEDLRKWKRRVVVDQGAVPYILNGADVMAPGIVDADEGIKESDFVFVVEEEYGRPLAIGIALMDGKTMKEKKKGKAVKVIHHAKDKIWELTAV, from the coding sequence ATGAAAATAAAGCATCCATTGAGCAAAAAAGAAGTCAAGAAGATAATGGAAGAGATGGCCAGAATCTTCGGAGAAGAAGTGGCTGAGAAGTTAATATCAAAAAATGATCAAGTTCTGGTGGGTGAGTTTGATAAGACTACCCAGATTTTGTTTGTTAACGGAAAGCCTCGCTTTATACGACGGGAGAAGCTTATATTTCCGCTGGTAATAACTCTGTACGAGATTTCCGACAAGGAAGATTTAAGGAAATGGAAGCGTAGAGTTGTTGTCGATCAGGGTGCTGTTCCATACATATTGAATGGCGCCGATGTGATGGCTCCGGGTATAGTTGATGCGGATGAGGGGATAAAAGAGAGTGATTTTGTGTTTGTAGTGGAGGAGGAATACGGTAGGCCGTTGGCAATTGGGATCGCATTGATGGACGGAAAAACTATGAAAGAAAAAAAGAAGGGAAAGGCTGTGAAAGTAATACACCACGCAAAAGATAAAATTTGGGAGTTGACTGCGGTATGA
- a CDS encoding DUF4443 domain-containing protein — translation MDWKRGAYPEFKIEDAIAVLFLLKTPKGRKQISEELNLGEGTVRTLLKKLSSIGLVESQQKGHSLSEKGVEIIQEISKLFSEPLEVTPLEGFVTYALVVRNPPEFKSIELRDEAIRFFAKGAMILTVQNGEIVFPEDGRPLRETLPELSEDLKKLPVENGDLVIVTWAENKADALKSLIHVALSLKGELLPEEIKKLVE, via the coding sequence ATGGATTGGAAGCGAGGTGCATATCCGGAGTTTAAAATTGAGGATGCTATTGCTGTGCTTTTCTTATTAAAAACACCTAAAGGGCGAAAACAGATTTCTGAAGAGTTGAATCTTGGAGAAGGGACTGTTAGAACGCTTTTAAAGAAGCTTTCCTCAATTGGGCTTGTTGAATCTCAGCAAAAGGGACATTCGCTAAGTGAGAAGGGGGTTGAAATCATCCAGGAAATTTCAAAGCTCTTCTCAGAGCCCTTGGAGGTAACTCCCCTCGAAGGTTTTGTGACATATGCACTCGTCGTGAGAAACCCTCCGGAGTTTAAGAGTATAGAACTTAGAGACGAGGCAATTCGTTTTTTCGCTAAGGGCGCCATGATTTTAACAGTACAGAACGGTGAGATAGTGTTCCCAGAAGATGGAAGGCCTCTAAGGGAAACCCTCCCTGAACTCTCCGAGGATCTTAAAAAGCTCCCTGTTGAGAATGGCGATCTTGTGATTGTTACGTGGGCTGAAAACAAAGCAGATGCTTTGAAAAGTTTAATTCATGTCGCATTGAGCTTGAAAGGGGAATTATTGCCAGAAGAAATCAAAAAGCTTGTTGAGTGA